DNA sequence from the Candidatus Bathyarchaeota archaeon genome:
TTATGCTCGTTGCAGGGATGGTGGCCATTATGAAGCCTAATTCAAGTTTTGAGGCGCCTATAGAAACGATATATATTGGAAGGATCGGTAAAATCATGTTGTAACCTGTGAAGAAGAGAAAGGTGAGGATGAAGATCAGAAGCAGTTCCTTAGAGGCTTGACTCTTATCCGTTGAATTTTTTGTAGACTCGTACCCCATTTCTTAAGCCTCTCGACGAATTGCTCAGATACCCTTTGAGGATTCTCAGCCTGAGCCTTTTCTCAATGAGACTTACTCCATACGGGAGATTGAATTCTCACGCACAGGTGAATACTTAAACATTTATAACGAAGACGGAATTCAATGTAGACTTCGTAACTAGTAAATACTCAGAACATTTAGTCAGAGGGAAACACCTTATACGGAACGGTTCATTCTAAGCGTAGCGGGAGAATAGAATAGTGGAATCGGAGTCTCTATCGCGCCATAGGCTCAAGAAAACCTTGGAGGTGCTTGCCTCGAAGGAGGGTAGGGGAACCGAGCTGATCTCCCTCTATATTCCTCCTGACAGGCAGATACATGAGGTTATGGCCAACCTCAGGGAGGAGCATGGAACGGCTTCGAACATCAAATCGAGGACCACTAGAAAGAATGTTCAAGATGCGATTGAGAGGGTTATGCAGAGACTCAAACTCTTCAAGCAGCCACCGCCTACAGGCCTCGTGATCTTCTGCGGCGCAATTCCCCAGAACGGTTTAGGATCTGAACGTATGGAGACATATGTCTTGGTTCCACCTAAACCTATCAACGTGTATTTTTACCGTTGCGACAGCAGATTCCACATCGAACCTTTAATGGAACTATTCCGTGAGAAGGAGACTTACGGGATAATAATCATAGATGTCAATGAAGCGACCCTGGCAACCCTCCAAGGAAGGAGGATGGAGGTGATCAAGGAGTTAACCTCAGGCATACCAGGTAAACATAGGGCTGGAGGACAGTCGGCACGTAGATTTGAGAGGATAAGGGAGGCTGCTGTCAATGATTATTTCAAAAGGGTTGGAGGCCATGCCAACGAGATCTTCAGCCAAATAACAGATCTCAAAGGAATAATCATAGGTGGGCCAGGCCCAACCAAATATGATTTCGAGAAGGGCGAATACTTAAATTACATGTTGAAAGGGAAGGTCATAGCAACCCTAGACACATCCTACGTCGGCAGGACCGGTTTGAAGGAGATAGTTGAAAAGAGTGGGGAGATCCTCAAAGGAGTTAGGTATGCTGAGGAGAAGAAGATCGTTC
Encoded proteins:
- the prf1 gene encoding peptide chain release factor aRF-1, which produces MVESESLSRHRLKKTLEVLASKEGRGTELISLYIPPDRQIHEVMANLREEHGTASNIKSRTTRKNVQDAIERVMQRLKLFKQPPPTGLVIFCGAIPQNGLGSERMETYVLVPPKPINVYFYRCDSRFHIEPLMELFREKETYGIIIIDVNEATLATLQGRRMEVIKELTSGIPGKHRAGGQSARRFERIREAAVNDYFKRVGGHANEIFSQITDLKGIIIGGPGPTKYDFEKGEYLNYMLKGKVIATLDTSYVGRTGLKEIVEKSGEILKGVRYAEEKKIVQRFLYEIGHDTGMATYGEGEVRRNLREGLVDTLLLTERLNLTYFKFNCKSCGYSEDRTLDHSEAVKIEGDTSQMQCPKCLNSTFTFDEKRDLQDMLIDEAEKSGINVELISTETEEGVMLKESFGGIAAILRYRKTGQQNQA